From the Shewanella amazonensis SB2B genome, one window contains:
- a CDS encoding HupE/UreJ family protein produces the protein MLRPKVIFSLVFVILTMVAWPAAAHDIYANGGFLAGAIHPFLGLDHLLTIFAASLIGMQLGGRARVSVPLAFLLFFIFGDIIGLLQVPMPWVEPGIALSGILLGLALLMGRDVPLSFAQALVGIFALFHGHAHGTEIPMGANPVWYTLGISVGTVAIMLFGGAVAWYLSLIDQPKPLLRGLGGIITSLGLLLWFF, from the coding sequence ATGCTCAGGCCAAAAGTCATTTTTTCATTGGTATTTGTCATCTTAACCATGGTGGCATGGCCAGCTGCTGCCCACGATATTTACGCCAATGGCGGGTTTCTGGCGGGTGCAATCCATCCCTTCCTCGGGCTTGATCATCTGTTGACCATTTTTGCCGCCAGCCTCATAGGCATGCAGCTCGGCGGAAGGGCGCGGGTGTCTGTGCCACTGGCCTTTTTACTGTTTTTTATCTTTGGTGACATCATTGGTTTGCTGCAGGTGCCCATGCCCTGGGTAGAGCCGGGCATAGCACTGTCAGGGATCCTGTTGGGACTGGCCTTGCTGATGGGGCGCGACGTACCGCTCTCGTTTGCTCAGGCTCTGGTGGGGATTTTCGCTCTGTTTCATGGTCATGCCCATGGCACGGAAATTCCCATGGGGGCAAACCCCGTCTGGTACACCCTGGGGATAAGCGTTGGCACAGTGGCGATCATGTTATTCGGGGGCGCGGTAGCCTGGTATTTAAGCCTGATAGACCAGCCCAAACCCTTACTGCGTGGGCTTGGGGGGATCATCACGTCCCTTGGGCTGCTGCTGTGGTTTTTCTGA
- a CDS encoding HAD-IA family hydrolase has translation MQIFRRLKPIAAISFDLDDTLYDNRPVIMAAELAQLMYLARHYPVTKAWGRDEWRHHKLRVLAHHPVLAHDPTALRLLTLHSGLLYFGLSEADATTAAGAVMDEFIRARSHFRVPESSLQLLAKLGQKYPLIGLTNGNVDPERIGLGDRLVFVLAAGSGVRMKPVDDLFRMGCNRLGIASEQLLHVGDSHSADVVGALKAGCQAVLLNPAHGGVEPGPLASPLPHLQIQRLDALLALL, from the coding sequence ATGCAGATATTTCGTCGCCTTAAGCCCATTGCCGCCATCAGTTTTGACCTGGACGACACCCTGTACGACAACCGCCCCGTGATTATGGCCGCGGAGCTGGCGCAGCTGATGTACCTTGCGCGCCATTATCCCGTGACCAAGGCCTGGGGGCGGGACGAATGGCGCCATCATAAGCTCAGGGTATTGGCGCATCATCCCGTGCTGGCACACGACCCAACGGCACTGCGATTGCTGACTCTGCATTCAGGTCTGCTTTATTTTGGTTTGTCCGAAGCGGACGCCACAACGGCTGCCGGCGCCGTGATGGATGAATTTATCAGGGCCCGCAGCCACTTTCGGGTACCTGAAAGCTCGTTGCAGCTGCTGGCAAAACTCGGGCAAAAATACCCACTGATAGGCCTCACCAATGGCAATGTCGACCCGGAGCGTATAGGTCTGGGAGACCGGCTGGTGTTTGTGCTTGCCGCGGGCAGTGGTGTAAGGATGAAACCTGTGGACGATTTGTTCCGGATGGGATGCAATCGCCTTGGCATAGCGTCTGAGCAGTTGCTCCATGTGGGGGACAGCCACAGCGCCGATGTGGTGGGCGCACTCAAGGCCGGGTGTCAGGCCGTGCTGCTCAATCCTGCCCATGGAGGAGTCGAACCAGGCCCACTGGCATCGCCATTGCCTCACCTGCAAATTCAGCGACTGGATGCCTTGCTGGCACTGCTGTAA